The sequence TAACAAGTCGAAGAACCTGCTGGAATCGCATCGCGACAAGCTGGAGATCATCGCGAATGCGTTGCTGGAGTATGAGACTTTGGATGGTGCGCAGGTGCTGGACATCGTGAAGACGGGCAAGTTCACGCCGCCGCCGAGCCAAGGAAATGGTGAGCCGCCGATGGGCGCGCCAGCGGTGACACCATTGCCGGAAATTCCGAAACCTACGCCGCCGAAGCTGGATCCGGGTCTGGGTTCGGCTGCGCCAGCTCCGGCATAAAGTTGATTCTTTCAAAAGCCGTCCAAGAAGAGATTCTTGGACGGCTTTTTGTTTTGATAGTGGGTCAGATTAATGGGCGTCTTTCTATGGCCGATTCAATTTGTGAGTTCGGCGGTGAAGGCCGAGGTTAGGGCAAAGCGGCAGCTTTGCCCCACCATGGACAGAGGATAGCCAGCGTTATTTTGCTTTCCTGTGTCATCGGCATTTCGGGGCCGTGTCTGGATGCGCTTAACTGATCCATTACCTTTTTCTTTTTGTTTACGGACGGGTTCAATTGTCACAACGTGGTTCTCATCTTTCACATGAACACACGCTGGCTTTCTTTCTGCATCGGTTTGGGCGCTTTGCTGTCGGCGCAAGCGCAGAGCACTCCTCAAATCGCTTCGGCTTCCACGAATACCGCCAAGTATCCGCAAACGAATCTGGCGACGTGGTATGAGGTGGATGCGAAATGGCCGCAGCGACCAGCGGAGTTCAAGGCGGCGGCGGTTTCCAGTGTGGCGGTGGACAAGCAGGACAACGTGTGGGTGTTCACACGCACGAAACCGGCGGTGCAGGTGTATGCGCCGGATGGGCGTTATCTGAAAGGCTGGTGGGATAATGCGAAGACGGTCGCGCATACCATCAAGCTGGATAAGGAGGGGAACGTGTGGCTAGTGGATGTGGGCACGCACACGGTGCGAAAGCATAAGCCGGATGGTGAGTTGCTGCTGACTTTGGGCACGGATGGTGAGCCGGGGGCGGATGAGAGGCATTTCAACAAACCGACTGACATAGCGTTCGGTCCGAAGGGCGACATCTTTGTGAGTGATGGTTATGGCAACAGCCGGGTGATGCGGTTCGACAAGAACGGCAAGTTCATCAAGGCGTGGGGAACGCTAGGGACTGGAAAGGAGAATTTCAGTCTGCCTCATGGCATCGCATGTGATTCAAAGGGCCGGGTCTATGTCGCTGACCGGAACAATGTGCGTGTGCAGGTGTATGATGCGGAGGGCAAGCTGCTGGATTCGTGGAGCAATCTGATTGTGCCGTGGAGTTTCTGGGTGACGGAGAAGGATGAGATCTGGGTCTGCGGTTCTTCGCCGATGCCGTGGAAGTTTGATCCGAAGTATCCGACGTTGCCGCTGGGTTGTCCGCCGAAGGATCAAGTGTTCATGCGGTTCAATACGGCTGGGAAGTTGTTGCAACTATGGACAGTGCCGAAGGGGGAGGATGGAAAAGAGCAGCCGGGTGATCTGAACTGGGTGCACACGATGGCGCTGGATTCCAGCGGGAACATCTACGCCGGAGATATCATCGGAAAGCGGGTGCAGAAGTTTGTGCGGCAGAATTGAGGGCCGGTATGCAAACGTAACGGTTTCTGGCAAATCCCAGGCACCCCTCACCCCGGCCCTCTCCCCTCCGAGGGGCGAGGGTGTCCACGCCTCTCACTTTTTACCCCTTAAAGTTCATGTTCTAAGCCAATTCCGCTCGCACGGTTTCTAGCAGGGCGATCGTTTTGCGGATGCCTTCGAATTCGCTGATTTCTACGCCTTCATATTCTACGCCGACGTAGCCGCGATAGCCGGCGTCTTTCACGATTTTCAGCATGCGGCGGTAATCTGTGTGGCGTTCGTTGCCTTGGGCGTCGAAGTTATTCGTCTTGGCGCTGGCGCCTTTGGCGAAGG comes from Verrucomicrobiia bacterium and encodes:
- a CDS encoding peptidyl-alpha-hydroxyglycine alpha-amidating lyase family protein encodes the protein MNTRWLSFCIGLGALLSAQAQSTPQIASASTNTAKYPQTNLATWYEVDAKWPQRPAEFKAAAVSSVAVDKQDNVWVFTRTKPAVQVYAPDGRYLKGWWDNAKTVAHTIKLDKEGNVWLVDVGTHTVRKHKPDGELLLTLGTDGEPGADERHFNKPTDIAFGPKGDIFVSDGYGNSRVMRFDKNGKFIKAWGTLGTGKENFSLPHGIACDSKGRVYVADRNNVRVQVYDAEGKLLDSWSNLIVPWSFWVTEKDEIWVCGSSPMPWKFDPKYPTLPLGCPPKDQVFMRFNTAGKLLQLWTVPKGEDGKEQPGDLNWVHTMALDSSGNIYAGDIIGKRVQKFVRQN